Proteins from one Chroococcidiopsis sp. CCMEE 29 genomic window:
- a CDS encoding non-ribosomal peptide synthetase has translation MGNAGKRGGAIANTRRGGTVTTVEFLTYLRSLDIQVIAEGDRLRCSAPEGVLTPQLRSQLAEHKAELLAFLQHRQQSNPPSPSLQPVARDRYSPLSFAQQRLWFLQQLAPDNPFYNVPAAIRLNGHLNQGALEQAFNQIVRHHEALRTTFVKVNGQPVQAIAPHLRLPLPVVDLQALPTEEREAIAQKMATQEARHPFDLTTGPVLRVKLLQLAPTEFVLLLTLHHIVADGWSLGVLVRELSTLYTSLSQGQPAGLPELPIQYADFAHWQRQWLQGDVLESQLAYWREQLQNIPQLNLPSDRPRSPVQTYRGATQLIQLPPALTAALEALSQQENVSLFMTLLAAFQTLLYRYTGQIDIAVGVPIANRSRPELEGLIGFFVNSLVLRTNLSGNPTFRELLGRVREVALGAYAHQDLPFEKLVEELDPERDLSRNPLFQVGFALQNAPVEPLELPGLSLQPMPFDPGTTRFDLEFHLWERSHGLNHLWQGRSDGLSGFVTYSTDLFDCATILRMLGHFQTLLEGIVANPQGRLADFPILPPAERQQLVEWNQTQAAYPEDICWHQRFEAQVARSPQAVAVVFETEQLTYRELNQRANQLAQYLQQLGVGPDVLVGLCVERSLAMAIGILGILKAGGAYVPLDPTYPRDRLQFMLTDAQVPILVTQSWLLPQLPTTQANVVCLDEQALLDSQSSQACCSQVTSDNLAYAIYTSGSTGQPKGVLIQHRGLCNVAIAQQQVFNLQHQSRILQFSSLSFDASIFELLMAFSWGGTLYIPPKSARLPGSALVQFLRDNAITHAILPPAGLAVLPAAELPALQTAISGGEACSREIVDLWAVGRQFFNAYGPTEVTIWATVARLSPGSTQPSIGHPIANTQIYLLDSQLQPVPIGVAGELYIGGDGLARGYLNRPALTAERFIPHPFATEPGVRLYKTGDLARYRAGGSLEFLGRLDDQVKIRGFRIELGEIETMLRQHPAVREAVAIAHANSAGDQRLIAYFTLNYQAEAQELWEQLQQQQVEQWQTLYNQTYHQASAGDPSFNLSGWNSSYTGQPIPAEQMREWVSDRVQQILALHPKRMLEIGCGTGLLLFQIAPHCTQYWGTDFSPASLDYIQCQLAARELPQVKLLHRLATDFAGIDPAAFDAVILNSIVQYFPSLDYLLQVLEGAIQAVAPGGFLFIGDVRSLPLLPAFHTAVQLHQAEPTLERSQLQQRVQQAIFEEPELVIDPAFFYALRDRFPSIDRVQIRLQRGCVHNELTQFRYNVLLHIAPPTKASNEELGEVERIHWLNWTEHPLTPATACQRLVEQEPDILGIRGVPNARVSTAVQAAAWLSDSAAPKTVERMREALEQSEQAIDPQAWWDLETELPYKVEIGWSSSSPEGCYDVVFVRQGIEPSTVALPLAPQIERSRSWTTYTNHPLQAQFARQLIPQLRSYLGGKLPEYMVPAAWVPLESLPLTVNGKVDRRALPILDPVNAAPTRYVAPRSPIEVRLVGIWTELLRLKRVGVEDNFFELGGHSLLATQMASRIRDSFGIEVPLRSVFETPTIAQLAKVIEHLQINQVQPEAPALVRLDRAAHRRLRSSLTNESSDGV, from the coding sequence GTGGGCAACGCAGGGAAGCGGGGAGGAGCGATCGCCAACACGCGAAGAGGTGGAACTGTGACAACGGTTGAGTTTTTAACTTATCTACGGAGTTTAGATATTCAGGTGATTGCCGAGGGCGATCGCCTCCGTTGTAGCGCGCCTGAAGGTGTGTTAACGCCTCAACTCCGCTCGCAATTAGCTGAGCACAAAGCGGAATTATTGGCGTTTTTGCAGCATCGCCAGCAGTCCAATCCTCCTTCCCCGTCGCTCCAACCCGTGGCGCGAGACCGATATTCTCCCCTATCGTTTGCCCAACAACGCTTGTGGTTCTTGCAGCAATTAGCCCCTGACAATCCCTTCTACAATGTGCCAGCGGCAATCCGCCTGAACGGACACCTGAATCAAGGAGCTTTAGAACAAGCATTCAATCAGATTGTGCGTCACCATGAAGCACTCCGCACTACGTTCGTCAAAGTGAATGGGCAACCGGTGCAAGCGATCGCACCCCACTTAAGACTGCCATTACCCGTTGTCGATCTGCAAGCGTTACCAACCGAGGAGCGGGAAGCGATCGCCCAGAAAATGGCAACTCAAGAAGCTCGGCATCCCTTTGATTTAACCACGGGTCCTGTGCTGCGAGTGAAGTTATTACAGTTGGCGCCAACCGAATTCGTCCTGCTGCTGACGCTCCACCACATTGTTGCGGATGGTTGGTCGCTTGGGGTGCTCGTGCGTGAACTAAGCACCCTCTATACCAGTTTGAGCCAGGGTCAGCCTGCGGGGCTGCCAGAACTACCGATTCAATACGCAGACTTTGCCCATTGGCAACGGCAGTGGCTGCAAGGGGACGTATTGGAGTCTCAGCTTGCCTACTGGCGAGAGCAGTTGCAGAACATTCCCCAGCTGAATTTGCCCAGCGATCGCCCGCGTTCTCCTGTGCAAACGTATCGCGGTGCAACTCAACTGATTCAGCTACCGCCAGCGTTGACGGCGGCATTGGAGGCACTGAGCCAGCAGGAGAATGTTTCTCTTTTCATGACGTTGCTGGCAGCCTTTCAGACCTTACTCTACCGCTACACTGGACAAATCGATATTGCTGTCGGTGTACCGATTGCCAACCGTTCCCGCCCGGAACTAGAAGGCTTGATCGGTTTCTTTGTCAACAGTTTAGTGCTGCGAACCAATCTATCTGGAAATCCTACATTTCGCGAGTTGTTGGGTCGCGTGCGAGAAGTGGCTCTCGGTGCGTATGCCCACCAGGATTTGCCATTCGAGAAGCTGGTAGAGGAGTTAGATCCAGAGCGAGATTTGAGCCGCAATCCGCTATTCCAAGTCGGATTTGCGCTGCAAAATGCCCCGGTGGAGCCACTTGAGTTGCCGGGATTGAGCCTGCAGCCAATGCCGTTCGATCCAGGAACCACGCGGTTCGATCTGGAGTTCCACCTGTGGGAGCGATCGCACGGCTTAAATCACTTGTGGCAAGGGCGATCGGATGGACTGAGTGGCTTTGTAACCTACAGTACCGATTTATTTGATTGCGCTACTATCCTTCGCATGTTGGGGCATTTCCAAACGCTATTGGAGGGCATTGTTGCCAATCCGCAGGGACGACTGGCAGACTTCCCCATCCTCCCACCAGCGGAGCGGCAGCAATTGGTGGAGTGGAATCAGACCCAGGCAGCGTACCCCGAGGATATCTGCTGGCATCAACGATTTGAGGCGCAGGTAGCGCGATCTCCGCAGGCGGTTGCGGTTGTGTTTGAAACCGAGCAACTGACTTATCGAGAACTGAATCAACGAGCTAATCAACTGGCACAGTATCTGCAGCAATTGGGCGTTGGTCCAGACGTTTTGGTGGGTCTGTGTGTGGAGCGTTCCCTAGCAATGGCGATCGGTATTCTCGGCATCCTCAAGGCAGGTGGTGCTTATGTCCCGCTCGATCCAACGTACCCGCGCGATCGCCTCCAGTTCATGCTTACCGATGCTCAAGTGCCAATCTTGGTAACCCAGTCATGGCTTTTGCCGCAGCTTCCGACCACTCAGGCAAATGTTGTTTGTCTAGATGAACAAGCGTTGCTGGACAGCCAAAGCTCGCAAGCGTGTTGTAGTCAAGTTACCTCCGATAACCTCGCCTATGCGATCTACACCTCTGGCTCAACCGGTCAGCCGAAAGGGGTGCTGATTCAACATCGGGGCTTGTGTAATGTGGCGATCGCCCAGCAGCAGGTCTTCAACTTACAGCACCAGAGTCGGATTCTGCAATTTAGCTCTTTGAGTTTTGATGCGTCCATCTTCGAGTTGCTGATGGCGTTTAGTTGGGGCGGGACCCTTTACATTCCTCCCAAATCCGCTCGCTTACCAGGGTCAGCCTTGGTCCAGTTTCTGCGCGATAACGCCATTACCCATGCCATCCTGCCACCAGCAGGCCTGGCAGTTTTACCCGCAGCAGAGCTACCCGCCCTCCAAACCGCGATCTCTGGCGGAGAAGCCTGTTCGCGCGAGATTGTCGATCTTTGGGCAGTTGGGCGTCAGTTCTTCAATGCCTACGGACCCACAGAGGTGACGATTTGGGCAACTGTTGCTCGCCTGAGTCCGGGAAGCACTCAGCCGTCAATCGGGCATCCCATTGCCAACACCCAGATTTATCTGTTAGATAGCCAGCTGCAGCCGGTGCCAATTGGGGTGGCAGGCGAGCTCTACATCGGTGGCGATGGCTTAGCACGGGGCTACCTGAACCGTCCGGCACTGACGGCAGAGCGGTTTATTCCGCATCCCTTTGCGACTGAACCCGGTGTCCGCCTTTACAAAACAGGAGATTTAGCCCGCTATCGTGCCGGTGGCTCGTTGGAGTTTCTGGGGCGGCTGGACGATCAGGTCAAGATTCGGGGTTTTCGGATTGAGTTGGGCGAGATTGAGACGATGTTGCGGCAGCATCCGGCAGTGCGGGAGGCAGTGGCGATCGCTCATGCCAACTCTGCTGGGGATCAGCGTTTGATTGCCTACTTCACACTCAATTACCAAGCAGAGGCACAGGAATTGTGGGAACAACTGCAACAGCAGCAGGTGGAGCAATGGCAGACGCTCTACAACCAGACTTATCACCAGGCGAGTGCCGGTGACCCCAGCTTTAACCTCAGTGGCTGGAACAGCAGCTACACCGGGCAACCGATCCCAGCCGAACAGATGCGCGAATGGGTGAGCGATCGCGTCCAGCAAATTCTGGCTTTACACCCCAAGCGGATGCTGGAGATCGGCTGTGGTACTGGATTATTACTCTTCCAGATTGCACCGCACTGCACGCAATACTGGGGAACCGATTTTTCTCCAGCGTCCCTGGACTACATTCAATGTCAGTTAGCCGCGCGGGAACTACCACAAGTCAAACTGCTACACCGACTTGCTACCGATTTTGCAGGCATTGATCCTGCCGCTTTTGATGCAGTTATTCTCAACTCGATTGTGCAGTATTTCCCTAGCCTGGACTACCTACTGCAAGTTTTAGAAGGCGCAATTCAAGCTGTTGCTCCCGGAGGCTTTCTGTTCATTGGCGATGTCCGGAGTTTACCGCTGCTGCCTGCGTTTCATACTGCAGTACAACTCCATCAGGCAGAACCTACGCTTGAACGATCGCAGTTGCAGCAACGCGTCCAACAGGCAATATTTGAGGAACCAGAACTAGTCATCGATCCAGCGTTCTTTTATGCGCTGCGCGATCGGTTTCCCAGTATTGATCGGGTTCAAATCCGTCTGCAACGCGGTTGCGTTCACAATGAGCTGACCCAATTTCGCTACAACGTGCTGCTTCACATCGCTCCTCCTACAAAGGCATCAAATGAGGAGCTAGGGGAGGTCGAAAGGATTCATTGGCTGAACTGGACGGAACACCCGTTAACGCCAGCAACTGCCTGTCAGCGCTTGGTCGAGCAAGAGCCAGACATCCTCGGGATTAGGGGCGTACCGAATGCGCGGGTGAGTACTGCTGTCCAAGCCGCCGCCTGGCTATCTGACTCTGCCGCACCCAAAACAGTAGAGCGGATGCGAGAAGCCTTGGAGCAATCGGAACAAGCGATCGATCCGCAAGCCTGGTGGGATTTAGAAACTGAACTTCCCTATAAGGTTGAAATTGGCTGGTCGAGTTCTAGTCCAGAAGGTTGCTATGATGTGGTGTTTGTGCGGCAGGGGATAGAACCAAGCACTGTTGCGCTACCTCTTGCGCCCCAAATCGAGCGATCGCGCTCCTGGACAACCTACACTAACCACCCCTTACAAGCCCAATTCGCCCGTCAACTCATCCCTCAGCTCCGCAGTTACCTGGGAGGGAAGCTGCCGGAATATATGGTGCCTGCGGCATGGGTGCCTCTGGAGTCCTTGCCTTTAACAGTGAACGGGAAAGTTGATCGGCGTGCCCTACCAATTCTAGATCCCGTCAATGCTGCACCAACCCGATATGTGGCACCGCGATCGCCAATCGAAGTAAGGTTAGTAGGGATTTGGACTGAGCTGTTGCGGCTCAAGCGAGTGGGCGTTGAAGACAATTTCTTTGAACTGGGCGGTCATTCGCTGCTGGCAACGCAAATGGCTTCACGGATTCGAGATTCCTTCGGAATCGAGGTGCCGCTTCGCAGCGTATTTGAAACCCCCACGATCGCTCAACTTGCTAAAGTAATTGAGCATTTACAAATCAACCAGGTGCAACCGGAAGCTCCAGCACTCGTGCGGCTTGATCGTGCGGCTCATCGCCGATTACGGTCTTCATTAACGAACGAAAGTAGTGATGGCGTATGA
- a CDS encoding amino acid adenylation domain-containing protein, with protein MTPEEPEFKSVEEAFIFPASFAQQRLWFLDQLVPGASLYNVPMLFRLQGKLNLPALEQSFNQIVHRHEVLRTTFDTVEGQLVQVIAPKLKLSLPLVNLQELPASARETEALRIVWQEIQQPFNLSEGPLLRLLLLQLDEMQYILLIGLHHIVFDEWSTGVLIQELGALYTAYSEGKPAALPELSIQYADFAYWQREWLQGEVLERQLSYWQRQLKDISVLQLPCDRPRPPLQSYRGAIQLFELPQSLLEALEGLSQQEGVSLFMTLLTAFQTLLYRYTGQLDITVGSPIANRNRSELEHLIGFFVNTLVFRADLSGHPTFRELLGRVREATLGAYAHQDLPFEKLVEELQPDRNLSHNPLFQVVFALQNTPMAQLELPGLTLSSLNFETKTTRFDLELYLWKYSENFRSLWGKGWQQAEGLRGVVVYNTDLFEPATIARLRQHFQSLLEGIVANSNARVADLPVLTALERQQVLIEWNNTQTDYPADQCIHQLFEAQVKQAPNAIAVRFAAQQFTYQELNQGSNQLAHYLRKLGVGPDSLVGLCIERSAVAVAGMLGILKAGAAYVPLDPTYPPERLHWMLADAQVSVVLTQQRSAELLAACGAKVIGLEQEWSQIAQECEENPVNLTTADHLAYVIYTSGSTGKPKGVAVPHRAVNRLVCNSNYVQLGASDKVAQVAHLAFDAATFEIWGALLNGAQLVGIPWDVALSPPDFVTQIRQQAISVLFLTTALFNQIASALPDAFRSLKYLLFGGEIAEPRRVRSVLQQGPPQHLLHVYGPTENTTFSSWYEVQAVAEDATTILIGRAIANTQIYLLDADLNPVPVGVPGEIYLGGDGLARSYLNRPELTAARFVPNPFNCQARDRLYRTGDLARYQPNGNLEFLGRLDAQIKLRGFRIELGEIETLLSQHPAVREAVVVVREIEGDRQLVAYIVADQTPTARDLRNFLQSKLPDYMVPAAFVVLEALPLTPNGKIDRRALPVAVLSDAITPETTPRTSVEATLVDIWSRILGRRVGVNDNFFELGGHSLLATQVISRIRNALQVEVPLRQLFETPTIAGLAQYIETLQWATQGSGEERSPTREEVEL; from the coding sequence ATGACTCCAGAAGAACCTGAGTTCAAGAGCGTTGAAGAAGCTTTCATTTTTCCGGCATCATTCGCACAGCAGCGATTATGGTTCCTCGATCAGTTAGTTCCTGGTGCTTCTCTCTACAATGTGCCAATGCTGTTTCGCCTTCAAGGTAAACTGAATTTGCCTGCACTAGAGCAGAGCTTTAATCAAATCGTGCACCGCCACGAAGTTTTACGCACGACGTTTGATACAGTTGAGGGACAGCTCGTTCAGGTCATCGCTCCCAAGCTGAAGCTATCTCTTCCTTTAGTGAATTTGCAAGAACTCCCTGCATCAGCACGCGAGACAGAAGCTTTACGCATCGTTTGGCAAGAAATTCAGCAGCCTTTCAATTTGTCTGAGGGACCGTTGTTGCGGCTTTTGCTGTTGCAACTAGATGAGATGCAATACATTCTGCTAATTGGTTTGCACCACATTGTGTTTGATGAGTGGTCAACGGGAGTGCTGATTCAAGAACTGGGGGCGCTGTACACTGCCTACAGTGAGGGTAAGCCTGCCGCTCTACCAGAGTTATCAATTCAATATGCTGACTTTGCCTATTGGCAGCGGGAGTGGTTGCAGGGAGAGGTCTTGGAGCGTCAACTGAGTTATTGGCAACGGCAGTTAAAGGATATTTCAGTGTTGCAGCTTCCCTGCGATCGCCCCCGTCCTCCCCTCCAAAGCTACCGGGGAGCGATTCAGTTATTCGAGCTGCCACAAAGCTTACTAGAAGCTTTAGAGGGACTGAGCCAGCAGGAAGGTGTTTCCCTGTTTATGACGTTGCTGACAGCCTTCCAAACCTTACTCTATCGTTACACAGGGCAACTGGATATTACCGTCGGATCGCCGATCGCCAATCGCAACCGTAGCGAACTTGAACACCTAATTGGCTTTTTTGTCAACACTTTAGTCTTTCGCGCCGATCTGTCTGGTCATCCCACGTTTCGAGAATTACTCGGCAGAGTACGAGAGGCTACCTTGGGGGCTTACGCCCACCAAGATTTACCCTTTGAAAAGCTGGTGGAAGAATTGCAGCCAGACCGCAATTTAAGCCACAATCCACTATTTCAGGTCGTCTTTGCACTCCAGAATACCCCAATGGCTCAACTGGAATTACCGGGGCTAACGCTGAGTTCCCTGAACTTTGAGACGAAAACCACCCGGTTTGATTTAGAACTCTACCTGTGGAAGTACTCAGAAAATTTTAGGAGTCTGTGGGGCAAAGGCTGGCAACAGGCGGAAGGGCTACGGGGCGTGGTGGTCTACAATACTGACCTGTTTGAGCCAGCGACCATTGCCCGATTGCGTCAACATTTTCAATCGCTGTTAGAGGGGATTGTGGCAAATTCCAATGCACGAGTGGCGGATTTACCAGTATTGACAGCACTGGAGCGGCAGCAGGTATTGATTGAATGGAACAACACTCAAACAGACTATCCAGCTGACCAGTGTATTCATCAACTGTTTGAGGCTCAGGTGAAACAAGCACCGAATGCGATCGCGGTGCGATTCGCAGCCCAGCAATTCACTTACCAGGAACTCAACCAAGGGAGCAATCAACTGGCGCACTATTTACGGAAGTTGGGAGTCGGTCCTGATAGTTTAGTGGGTCTATGCATCGAGCGATCGGCAGTAGCAGTGGCGGGAATGCTTGGTATTCTCAAGGCAGGGGCGGCTTATGTACCCTTAGATCCGACTTATCCACCGGAGCGGCTGCATTGGATGTTGGCAGATGCACAAGTGTCGGTAGTGCTGACACAGCAGCGATCGGCTGAGCTGTTGGCAGCCTGTGGAGCAAAGGTCATTGGTCTAGAGCAGGAGTGGTCACAGATCGCCCAGGAGTGTGAGGAAAATCCAGTCAATTTAACTACCGCCGACCATCTTGCCTACGTCATTTACACCTCTGGTTCAACGGGCAAACCCAAAGGGGTAGCAGTTCCTCACCGGGCTGTAAATCGCTTGGTATGTAATTCCAATTACGTGCAGCTAGGAGCGAGCGATAAAGTTGCCCAAGTAGCGCATCTCGCCTTTGATGCCGCCACGTTTGAAATTTGGGGTGCCTTGCTCAACGGCGCACAACTGGTTGGAATTCCCTGGGATGTCGCTCTTTCTCCCCCCGACTTTGTTACCCAAATTCGGCAACAAGCTATTAGTGTACTGTTTTTAACAACTGCTCTATTCAATCAAATTGCCAGTGCCTTGCCAGACGCTTTCCGTTCACTCAAATACCTACTCTTTGGCGGGGAGATTGCCGAGCCTAGGCGGGTGCGATCAGTGTTGCAGCAGGGACCACCCCAGCACTTGCTGCACGTATATGGACCCACTGAGAATACGACGTTTTCATCCTGGTATGAGGTGCAAGCAGTTGCGGAAGACGCAACCACAATTCTCATAGGACGGGCGATCGCCAACACCCAAATCTATCTGCTAGATGCCGATCTCAATCCCGTACCAGTTGGCGTTCCGGGTGAGATTTATCTCGGTGGCGATGGGTTGGCACGGAGTTACCTGAACCGTCCGGAACTGACGGCGGCACGGTTTGTTCCCAATCCTTTCAATTGTCAAGCCAGAGACCGCTTATACAGAACCGGGGACTTAGCTCGCTATCAACCCAATGGTAATCTAGAATTTCTGGGTCGCCTGGACGCTCAAATCAAGCTGCGGGGCTTCCGGATTGAACTCGGGGAGATCGAAACTCTGTTAAGTCAACATCCGGCAGTCCGAGAGGCGGTGGTAGTCGTGCGAGAAATTGAGGGCGATCGCCAATTGGTGGCGTATATCGTTGCGGATCAGACACCAACTGCTCGCGATCTACGTAATTTTTTGCAGTCGAAGCTACCAGATTACATGGTGCCCGCAGCCTTTGTCGTGCTAGAGGCGCTACCGCTGACCCCCAATGGCAAAATTGATCGGCGTGCGCTTCCGGTTGCTGTGCTTTCAGACGCGATCACCCCCGAAACTACTCCGCGAACTTCAGTGGAAGCAACCCTGGTGGACATCTGGAGCCGGATCTTGGGGCGACGGGTGGGAGTTAACGACAATTTCTTTGAACTAGGCGGACATTCACTCCTGGCAACCCAGGTAATCTCCCGGATTCGCAACGCTTTACAGGTTGAAGTACCCCTACGGCAGTTGTTTGAGACTCCCACGATCGCCGGATTAGCCCAGTACATTGAAACCCTCCAGTGGGCAACGCAGGGAAGCGGGGAGGAGCGATCGCCAACACGCGAAGAGGTGGAACTGTGA